A DNA window from Suncus etruscus isolate mSunEtr1 chromosome 8, mSunEtr1.pri.cur, whole genome shotgun sequence contains the following coding sequences:
- the LOC126016307 gene encoding ras-related protein Rab-18-like, with the protein MDEDLSTTLKILVLGEGGVGKSSLLLRFTDDTFDPELAATIGVDFQVKTIPVDGKKAKLAIWDTAGQEIQNMNSQL; encoded by the coding sequence ATGGACGAGGACTTGTCGACCACCCTCAAGATCCTCGTCCTCGGCGAGGGTGGCGTGGGGAAGTCGAGCTTGCTCTTGAGGTTCACAGATGATACTTTTGATCCAGAACTTGCAGCAACAATAGGTGTTGACTTTCAAGTGAAAACAATCCCAGTGGATGGAAAGAAGGCCAAACTTGCAATATGGGATACTGCAGGTCAAGAGATTCAGAACATGAACTCCCAGCTATGA